Proteins encoded together in one Candidatus Nitrosocaldus cavascurensis window:
- the guaB gene encoding IMP dehydrogenase, which produces MNIREGLTFDDVLLVPKRSSVVSRSHVNLRTRLSRRINLNIPIVSANMDTVTEANMAIAMAREGGIGIIHRFMSVEQQVNEVRKVKRAENIIIEQPYTIRQEQSLAEAIELMEEYNVSGLLVVDSDGKLVGILTRRDIMFERRTGAGEKRVYDAMTKNVITAKHTITLEEAKEILHKYRIEKLPLVDEHNRVKGLITAKDILRREQYPLAAKDRKGRLLVGAAVGVKGDYMERTERLLDAGADVIVVDIAHGHSENAIDAIKKIKKAYPDCELIAGNVATAQGTKDLIESGVDAVKVGVGSGSICITRIVTGSGVPQLTAIMDCARVAREYDVPIIADGGIRNSGDITKALAAGAETVMVGSLLAGTDESPGVSITKNGKRYKIYRGMASFYASLGRKIREEGALNIEDDLNDYVPEGVEALVEYKGSVVDIVRQLAGGVRSGFSYCGARNIEELHRNAEFIRMTMAGYIESMPHDVKVM; this is translated from the coding sequence TTGAATATAAGGGAAGGGCTAACGTTCGATGATGTGCTGCTGGTACCAAAACGCTCCTCCGTAGTCTCCAGATCACATGTCAACCTTAGAACCAGACTATCTAGAAGGATAAACCTTAACATCCCTATAGTAAGTGCAAACATGGATACTGTTACTGAAGCTAATATGGCAATAGCCATGGCTAGGGAGGGAGGAATAGGGATAATACATAGGTTTATGAGCGTTGAGCAGCAGGTAAATGAGGTTAGGAAGGTGAAGAGGGCTGAGAATATCATAATAGAGCAGCCATACACGATAAGGCAGGAGCAGAGCCTTGCTGAAGCAATAGAGTTGATGGAGGAGTACAATGTCTCAGGCTTGCTTGTTGTTGACTCAGATGGTAAGTTGGTTGGGATCCTAACAAGGAGGGATATAATGTTCGAGAGAAGGACAGGGGCAGGGGAGAAGAGGGTCTACGATGCGATGACTAAGAATGTTATAACAGCAAAGCATACAATAACGCTAGAGGAGGCAAAGGAGATACTCCACAAGTACAGAATAGAGAAGTTACCATTGGTTGATGAGCATAACAGGGTTAAAGGGCTCATAACTGCAAAGGATATACTTAGGAGGGAGCAGTACCCTCTTGCAGCAAAGGATAGGAAGGGTAGACTTTTAGTTGGTGCTGCAGTTGGGGTCAAGGGCGATTATATGGAGAGGACTGAGAGGCTGCTTGATGCAGGGGCAGATGTTATAGTTGTTGATATAGCACATGGGCATAGCGAGAATGCAATAGATGCTATAAAGAAGATAAAGAAGGCATATCCAGATTGTGAGTTGATAGCAGGTAATGTTGCAACTGCCCAAGGCACAAAGGACCTCATCGAGAGTGGTGTTGATGCTGTTAAGGTTGGTGTAGGCTCTGGCTCAATATGCATAACAAGGATAGTAACAGGCTCTGGCGTGCCTCAACTCACAGCGATAATGGATTGTGCTAGGGTAGCAAGGGAGTATGATGTTCCAATCATAGCGGATGGAGGGATAAGGAACTCGGGTGATATAACAAAGGCATTGGCAGCAGGTGCAGAGACTGTTATGGTTGGGAGCCTACTTGCTGGTACAGATGAGAGCCCTGGCGTAAGCATAACGAAGAATGGCAAGAGGTACAAGATATACAGAGGCATGGCATCCTTCTATGCCTCTCTAGGGAGGAAGATAAGGGAGGAAGGAGCACTTAACATAGAGGATGATCTCAACGATTATGTGCCAGAGGGTGTTGAGGCGCTCGTAGAGTACAAGGGTAGCGTAGTAGATATAGTAAGGCAACTGGCTGGAGGCGTGAGATCAGGGTTCAGTTACTGTGGTGCAAGGAACATAGAGGAGTTGCATAGGAATGCTGAGTTCATAAGGATGACAATGGCTGGGTACATAGAGAGCATGCCTCATGATGTTAAGGTTATGTAA
- a CDS encoding thioredoxin-like domain-containing protein codes for MEMLDKAPEFPKEFRWLNVKEQLSLSRLRGYIVVLDFWTYCCINCMHMISELTRLEHKYRYKPVVFIGVHSAKFYNEQDAKNIEQAIMRYEIEHPVIVDEGMRIWEMYGVHAWPTIVIVDPLGYIVYKRSGEGQGELIDEVIEVLLDRYSSTGKLAKEPLLMEKTGIDMGVEKAGRSTPNKLSFPGKLAFSPDGKMLAISDSNNNRILVLELFSNGHSNAGGLRAKVVEIIGKEKGLVDGSFSNARFFRPQGVVWADDYSIYVADTENHAIRLIDLKERRVSTVAGNGKQGYYSHGGYGKSISLNSPWDVTYSRENRALFIAMAGLHQIWLYSIDDGIARPFAGSGYEGIVDSTLEHAQFAQPSGLSIQGSILYVADSESSSIRLVDLKRRRVSTIVGKDLFIFGYRDGKLEEALLQHPLGLSVEVGSSADADKDTRIYVADTYNHAIRLIDIGARSVNTIIGGGSSMECRLDGSCTLMLYEPSDVKVKDGLLYIADTNNHLLRVFDTHERMLYTLSIEWDGMHE; via the coding sequence ATGGAGATGCTAGATAAGGCTCCAGAGTTCCCTAAAGAGTTCAGATGGCTCAATGTTAAGGAGCAACTCTCACTCTCAAGGCTGAGAGGTTATATAGTTGTACTTGACTTCTGGACATACTGCTGCATAAACTGCATGCATATGATATCAGAACTTACTAGACTGGAGCATAAGTACAGGTATAAGCCTGTAGTATTCATAGGGGTTCATTCAGCAAAGTTCTACAACGAGCAAGATGCAAAGAATATAGAGCAGGCTATAATGCGCTACGAGATAGAGCATCCAGTGATAGTGGATGAGGGTATGAGGATATGGGAGATGTATGGTGTTCATGCATGGCCAACTATAGTGATAGTAGATCCTCTAGGCTATATAGTCTACAAGAGGTCAGGAGAAGGGCAGGGCGAGTTGATAGATGAGGTCATTGAGGTATTGCTGGATAGATACTCAAGTACTGGTAAGCTTGCAAAGGAACCGTTGTTGATGGAGAAGACAGGAATTGATATGGGTGTAGAGAAGGCTGGTAGAAGTACACCTAACAAGTTATCATTCCCAGGAAAGTTAGCATTCTCGCCAGATGGGAAGATGCTAGCAATAAGTGATTCAAACAATAACAGGATACTTGTACTTGAACTCTTCTCCAATGGGCATAGTAATGCAGGTGGATTAAGAGCAAAGGTAGTTGAGATCATAGGCAAGGAGAAGGGTCTAGTTGATGGTTCATTCAGCAATGCAAGGTTCTTCAGACCACAAGGTGTAGTATGGGCTGATGATTACAGTATATACGTTGCAGATACTGAGAACCATGCTATAAGGCTAATAGATCTGAAAGAGAGGAGGGTAAGCACTGTAGCAGGGAATGGTAAGCAAGGCTACTACAGCCATGGAGGATATGGTAAGAGCATCTCACTCAACTCGCCATGGGATGTTACATACAGTAGAGAGAATAGAGCACTATTCATAGCCATGGCTGGGCTACATCAGATCTGGCTATACAGCATCGATGATGGAATTGCAAGACCATTCGCTGGGAGCGGGTATGAAGGTATAGTTGATTCAACACTAGAGCATGCACAGTTTGCTCAGCCTAGTGGGTTATCCATACAAGGGAGCATCCTGTACGTTGCAGATAGCGAGAGCTCATCCATAAGGCTTGTTGATCTCAAGAGGAGGAGGGTCAGCACAATAGTAGGTAAGGATCTCTTCATCTTTGGGTATAGAGATGGTAAACTAGAGGAGGCTCTGCTTCAGCATCCTCTAGGCTTATCTGTTGAAGTTGGTAGCAGTGCAGATGCAGATAAGGATACAAGGATATACGTTGCTGATACTTACAACCATGCCATAAGGCTAATAGACATTGGTGCTAGAAGTGTAAATACCATTATAGGTGGAGGAAGCAGTATGGAATGCAGGCTAGATGGTTCATGCACATTGATGCTCTATGAGCCAAGTGATGTTAAGGTTAAGGATGGTCTACTCTACATAGCAGATACAAACAATCATCTGCTAAGGGTATTCGATACCCATGAGAGGATGCTCTACACACTAAGTATAGAATGGGATGGAATGCATGAATAG
- the pheA gene encoding prephenate dehydratase, which yields MGVRVAFQGERGAYSEVAALQYFNTTELIPKRTIADVFYSAEMHEVDYAIVPIENSIEGSVNETYDHLLTTHLKIQGEVYLRIEHCLIGYEHSSINSIRYVYSHPQALGQCRGFIQRHGFEPIPYYDTAGSVKMLKEKRPDASAAIASRLAAEIYGLSILAEGIEDSKNNYTRFLILACPERGIEGGREEEGEEEEEGEHVADTTGIMGSSSKTSIIFTLEHRAGALYDVLREFASRGINLTMIVSRPIKDRPWEYNFYLDFEGHSLDDHIRECLERVKDKVVFLKVLGSYPKAVIS from the coding sequence ATGGGGGTAAGGGTAGCATTCCAAGGTGAGAGAGGGGCATACAGTGAGGTTGCTGCACTACAATACTTCAACACAACTGAACTCATCCCAAAGCGTACAATTGCAGATGTATTCTACTCTGCTGAGATGCATGAGGTTGATTATGCAATAGTCCCAATAGAGAACTCTATAGAGGGTAGTGTTAATGAGACTTATGATCATCTGCTTACTACACACCTTAAGATACAGGGCGAGGTGTACCTTAGGATAGAGCACTGTCTAATAGGCTATGAGCATAGCAGTATCAATAGCATAAGGTATGTCTACTCCCATCCTCAAGCACTAGGCCAGTGTAGGGGGTTCATACAGAGGCATGGGTTTGAGCCTATACCATACTATGATACAGCAGGGAGCGTAAAGATGCTCAAGGAGAAGAGGCCTGATGCTAGTGCTGCAATTGCTAGCAGGTTAGCAGCAGAGATATATGGGTTGAGTATACTTGCTGAGGGTATAGAGGATAGCAAGAACAACTATACAAGGTTCCTAATTCTTGCATGTCCTGAAAGGGGTATAGAAGGAGGAAGGGAAGAGGAGGGAGAAGAAGAGGAGGAGGGAGAGCATGTAGCAGATACAACTGGGATTATGGGTTCAAGCAGCAAGACATCTATAATCTTCACTCTAGAGCATAGGGCAGGGGCACTGTATGATGTGCTCAGAGAGTTCGCATCAAGAGGTATAAACCTAACTATGATAGTATCAAGGCCAATAAAGGATAGACCATGGGAGTACAACTTTTACCTTGACTTTGAGGGGCATTCACTTGATGATCACATCAGGGAATGCTTGGAGAGGGTTAAGGATAAGGTAGTATTCCTCAAGGTTCTAGGCTCTTATCCAAAGGCAGTAATATCGTAG
- a CDS encoding exosome complex RNA-binding protein Csl4, which produces MRIRFALPGDRIATIEEFEGLEGIYQHEDGMLRASRIGKVTYDMKQRYVRVNGLKSMLIPKKDDHVIGFIHMLTSNSANIRIVYINDLKSDARFDAIYIGRGKVKVHNMFRVGDMVRAKVVSILNGYIHVTFKDGNFGVIYTRCNQCGGEVVKLNAEEVKCVECNTVSSRKLADDYGNLNTIWRCN; this is translated from the coding sequence ATGAGGATAAGATTTGCACTCCCAGGAGATAGGATAGCAACGATAGAGGAGTTTGAGGGACTTGAGGGTATATACCAGCATGAGGATGGTATGCTTAGGGCAAGCAGGATAGGCAAGGTTACATATGATATGAAGCAGAGGTATGTGAGGGTTAATGGTCTTAAGAGCATGCTCATTCCAAAGAAGGACGATCATGTTATAGGGTTCATACACATGCTAACATCCAACTCTGCAAATATAAGGATAGTCTACATAAACGATTTGAAGAGCGATGCAAGGTTCGATGCAATATACATAGGTAGAGGCAAGGTTAAGGTTCATAACATGTTCAGGGTTGGAGATATGGTTAGAGCAAAGGTTGTGAGCATACTTAATGGGTATATACATGTAACCTTCAAGGATGGTAACTTTGGGGTTATATACACAAGGTGCAACCAGTGTGGTGGAGAGGTTGTAAAGCTTAATGCTGAGGAGGTAAAGTGTGTAGAATGTAATACAGTATCCTCAAGGAAGCTTGCAGATGACTATGGCAATCTCAATACGATATGGCGTTGTAACTGA
- the dph2 gene encoding diphthamide biosynthesis enzyme Dph2, translated as MIHIDEERIFSIIRERKPRVVAFNGPEALLGKISIIADKVSKEFCIDAYVIADPCYGSCDLNTDAAKRLNADILFHVGHSISMREFGNVVFIDAYDDIQFDSVLAKCINMLKEKGIENVAVLTDSQHIHEVDNAIAILKQHGFNVVTTRGKGQLMDAQVFGCEFYPAFYARDDADAFIFLGQSTFHAVGVALSTGRLTLMLDPYYDEVKEVNSIAEMLKRRAFLAIYKALDAQRIGLIVGIKEGQMMLNRVKDIKSRLEAHGRSVRLIALTEVTEERLRIFNDIDAFIQVACPRISMDNEFSKPVLSVPQAYTLLKMLDKQSVEYDEFLVLPHWL; from the coding sequence TTGATACATATAGATGAAGAGAGGATCTTCAGTATAATAAGGGAGAGGAAGCCTAGGGTAGTTGCATTCAATGGTCCAGAGGCATTGCTTGGCAAGATCTCTATAATAGCAGATAAGGTAAGCAAGGAGTTCTGTATAGATGCTTATGTTATAGCAGATCCTTGCTATGGTTCATGTGATCTAAACACAGATGCTGCTAAGAGGCTCAACGCAGATATACTCTTCCATGTTGGGCATAGCATATCGATGCGTGAGTTTGGTAACGTTGTGTTCATAGATGCTTACGATGATATCCAATTCGATTCAGTGCTTGCAAAGTGCATAAACATGCTAAAGGAGAAGGGTATTGAGAATGTTGCTGTACTAACAGATAGCCAGCATATACATGAGGTTGATAATGCCATTGCAATACTGAAGCAGCATGGGTTCAACGTTGTTACAACTAGAGGCAAGGGACAGCTTATGGATGCACAAGTGTTTGGTTGTGAGTTCTACCCAGCATTCTATGCAAGGGATGATGCTGATGCCTTTATATTCCTTGGACAGAGTACATTTCATGCTGTTGGTGTAGCATTATCAACTGGGAGGTTAACACTGATGCTTGATCCTTACTACGATGAGGTTAAGGAGGTTAACAGCATAGCAGAGATGCTCAAGAGGAGAGCATTCCTTGCCATATACAAGGCACTTGATGCTCAGAGGATAGGACTCATAGTAGGCATTAAGGAAGGGCAGATGATGCTTAACAGGGTGAAGGATATAAAGAGTAGGCTTGAGGCCCATGGAAGGAGTGTAAGGCTTATAGCATTGACAGAAGTAACAGAGGAGAGGCTTAGGATCTTCAACGATATAGATGCGTTCATACAGGTAGCATGCCCAAGGATATCTATGGATAATGAGTTCTCAAAGCCTGTGCTCTCTGTACCTCAAGCATATACCCTGCTTAAGATGCTGGATAAGCAGAGTGTAGAGTATGATGAGTTCCTTGTACTCCCACACTGGCTTTGA
- a CDS encoding Lrp/AsnC family transcriptional regulator has translation MPIAFVLINAEMGSEEALIKELKQLDGVKEVYTVYGVYDIIAKVESDSMEKVKETITWKIRRLPNVRSTLTMIVIES, from the coding sequence ATGCCAATAGCATTCGTGCTCATAAATGCAGAGATGGGCTCAGAGGAGGCATTGATAAAGGAGTTGAAGCAGTTAGATGGTGTTAAAGAGGTGTACACAGTATATGGTGTATATGATATAATAGCGAAGGTTGAGAGTGATAGCATGGAGAAGGTAAAGGAGACGATAACATGGAAGATAAGGAGGCTACCAAACGTAAGATCTACATTAACCATGATAGTGATTGAGAGTTAA
- a CDS encoding tRNA(Ile)(2)-agmatinylcytidine synthase has protein sequence MVLLIGIDDTDSRQGRCTTHLAYRIVDFLFSNGYEVEEYPFLARLNPNIPWKTRGNGAVCIKVKADMESREGEHVMQIVKEMVESNSMLGYGANPGIVFLGRCKNIEPIVRFANDALWRVMSIRGAIKVIEECKNYDSSIEYYAMGNGQGIVGALASIGLASSMLDDYTFEVIAYRRQEMCGLPRLVDEASVMMMDKATHPYTFNNYDYKHARVLITPHGPDPVLFGIRGDDPCILLDALSMLKVHEPLEGYMLFRSNQGTNAHLANMLDASNLKAYTSGYIQGRVASEPLAIEGGHTFFALECYGNNGYGSGDEDGYGKGNVLCAVYEPTGLSPIAQALSIGDVLEVGGGVRKGTSKHPKVLNVEYIKVVDLARKVRYMNPLCICGKRLKSEGKGKGYGCKKCGYRVRDAEKVDVEVARDLRLGLYLPDAKAHRHLTKPLHRYGIKPGCMRLDIDWFNNNSRFTR, from the coding sequence ATGGTGCTACTGATAGGCATAGATGATACAGATAGCAGGCAGGGTAGGTGTACAACACACCTTGCGTATAGGATAGTGGATTTTTTGTTCTCAAATGGTTATGAGGTTGAAGAGTACCCCTTCCTTGCAAGGTTGAACCCAAACATACCATGGAAGACTAGGGGCAATGGTGCTGTATGCATAAAGGTTAAGGCGGATATGGAGAGCAGGGAAGGGGAGCATGTTATGCAGATAGTGAAGGAGATGGTTGAGAGCAACTCCATGCTAGGCTATGGAGCAAACCCTGGTATAGTATTCCTTGGCAGATGCAAGAATATCGAGCCTATAGTAAGGTTTGCTAACGATGCTCTATGGAGGGTTATGAGCATAAGAGGTGCAATAAAGGTTATTGAGGAGTGCAAGAATTATGATTCTAGTATAGAGTACTATGCTATGGGCAACGGGCAAGGGATAGTTGGAGCATTGGCATCCATAGGATTAGCATCATCAATGCTTGATGATTATACATTTGAGGTTATAGCATATAGAAGGCAGGAGATGTGTGGGCTACCAAGGCTTGTGGATGAGGCTAGCGTTATGATGATGGACAAGGCTACCCATCCATACACATTCAACAACTATGACTACAAGCATGCTAGAGTGCTTATAACACCACATGGCCCAGATCCTGTACTCTTTGGTATTAGAGGTGATGATCCATGCATCCTTCTAGATGCACTCTCCATGCTAAAGGTTCATGAACCCCTTGAAGGTTATATGTTATTCAGGAGCAACCAAGGTACAAATGCACATCTAGCAAATATGCTTGACGCTAGCAATCTTAAGGCATACACATCTGGCTACATTCAGGGTAGAGTAGCATCTGAGCCATTAGCAATAGAGGGAGGGCATACATTCTTTGCATTGGAGTGTTATGGCAATAATGGTTATGGCAGTGGTGATGAAGATGGCTATGGTAAGGGTAATGTGTTATGTGCAGTATATGAGCCTACAGGGCTCAGTCCTATAGCACAGGCTCTGAGCATAGGTGATGTGCTTGAGGTTGGAGGAGGAGTTAGAAAGGGTACAAGCAAGCATCCCAAGGTGCTTAATGTTGAGTACATCAAGGTTGTTGATCTTGCAAGGAAGGTAAGGTACATGAATCCATTATGTATATGTGGCAAGAGGTTAAAGTCTGAGGGTAAGGGCAAGGGTTATGGGTGCAAGAAGTGTGGCTACAGGGTTAGGGATGCTGAGAAGGTAGATGTAGAGGTTGCAAGGGATCTAAGGCTAGGGCT